In one Arthrobacter jinronghuae genomic region, the following are encoded:
- a CDS encoding ABC transporter substrate-binding protein, with protein MTKSGTVKSGTAKSGTAKDPDTGSGAPALSRRSVIRAGAVAAAFMLAGCTAEADSPSPSLTPTATGPAGPSERFTFATAARPVTLDPALAADTESYRVTRQVLEGLVGVDALTSAPTPLLAKSWTRSEDRRTYTFELRRDVTFHDGEPFNAEAVRRNFERWYTLPESVRNDSLMYRSVFRGFSDSPKTAVYRECVVEDEYTVRVELTEPLDSFISALAAPAFAMSSPKALADASADDLTQERNGRNISAYGAHPVGTGPFRFVSWNEDVVELAAYPEYWGEAGQIGTVVFKTVSSPEGRLRALKKGEVDGYDLVTVNDVGDLARNGLQIQQRDPYSILYLGINSNFPGMDNVLIRRAVAYAIDKPAVLDGLFLNGTKPANQFLPQKLGLTSDTVTGYGYDVDKARELLTEAGYDGRELPFYYPRRVTRSYLPAPERVYARLSSQLTAAGFNIRPVPVDWSEGYLDKVQGKEDRAFHLLGLAGTYEAGDNFVGTLFGRYTDEFSYNDPEVFSGIDKARGLVEGQEQTDAYRAITDRISERVPAVPLAFPISALALSPRVAGYPTSPVLHEVFNRITLADR; from the coding sequence GTGACCAAATCCGGCACCGTTAAATCCGGCACCGCAAAATCCGGCACCGCGAAAGATCCAGACACCGGATCCGGCGCTCCCGCCCTTTCCCGCCGCTCCGTCATCCGTGCAGGTGCGGTGGCTGCGGCCTTCATGCTCGCCGGCTGCACAGCCGAAGCGGATTCGCCTTCCCCTTCCCTCACTCCCACGGCAACCGGCCCGGCCGGCCCCAGCGAGCGGTTCACCTTCGCGACGGCGGCCCGCCCGGTCACCCTGGACCCCGCCCTTGCCGCGGACACCGAGTCCTACCGGGTCACCCGGCAGGTTCTGGAAGGCCTGGTGGGTGTGGACGCCCTGACCTCGGCCCCGACACCCCTGCTGGCAAAGAGCTGGACCAGGTCCGAGGACCGCCGGACCTACACGTTTGAGCTGCGGCGTGACGTCACCTTCCACGACGGGGAACCCTTCAACGCAGAAGCCGTACGACGGAACTTCGAGCGCTGGTACACCCTGCCGGAATCCGTGCGCAACGATTCCCTCATGTATCGATCCGTCTTCCGAGGGTTCTCGGACTCCCCGAAGACCGCGGTCTACCGCGAATGCGTGGTGGAGGACGAGTACACGGTGCGGGTGGAGCTTACCGAGCCGCTCGACAGCTTCATTTCCGCCCTGGCCGCTCCGGCGTTCGCCATGTCCTCTCCGAAGGCCCTGGCTGACGCCTCGGCCGATGACCTCACCCAGGAACGCAACGGCCGGAATATCTCGGCCTACGGCGCTCATCCGGTGGGTACCGGGCCGTTCCGTTTCGTCAGCTGGAACGAGGACGTCGTGGAGCTGGCAGCGTACCCGGAGTACTGGGGCGAAGCCGGACAGATCGGCACGGTTGTCTTCAAGACCGTTTCCAGCCCCGAGGGCCGGCTGCGGGCCCTGAAGAAGGGCGAGGTGGACGGCTATGACCTGGTGACCGTCAACGACGTCGGCGATCTGGCCCGCAACGGCCTGCAGATCCAGCAGCGGGACCCCTATTCCATCCTCTATCTGGGCATCAACTCCAATTTCCCCGGGATGGACAATGTACTGATCCGCCGGGCGGTGGCCTATGCCATCGACAAGCCCGCCGTATTGGACGGCCTGTTCCTCAACGGCACCAAGCCCGCAAACCAGTTCCTTCCGCAGAAGCTGGGTCTGACCTCGGACACCGTCACCGGCTACGGGTACGACGTCGACAAGGCCCGTGAGCTGCTCACGGAAGCCGGCTATGACGGCCGCGAACTGCCCTTCTACTACCCCCGCCGCGTCACCCGCAGCTACCTGCCCGCCCCGGAAAGGGTCTACGCCAGGCTCAGCAGCCAGCTCACCGCGGCCGGGTTCAACATCCGGCCGGTCCCGGTGGACTGGTCCGAGGGCTACCTCGACAAGGTCCAGGGCAAGGAGGACCGGGCCTTCCACCTGCTGGGACTTGCCGGGACCTATGAGGCCGGGGACAACTTTGTCGGGACCCTGTTTGGCCGGTATACCGACGAGTTTTCCTATAACGATCCCGAGGTTTTCAGCGGCATCGACAAAGCGCGGGGCCTCGTGGAAGGCCAGGAACAGACCGACGCCTACCGGGCCATTACCGACCGGATTTCCGAACGCGTGCCGGCGGTGCCCCTCGCCTTCCCCATTTCGGCCCTCGCATTGTCCCCCCGCGTGGCCGGCTATCCCACCAGCCCTGTCCTGCACGAAGTATTCAACCGGATAACGCTGGCGGATCGCTGA
- a CDS encoding malate:quinone oxidoreductase — protein MTANSPADNSATKTDVLLIGGGIMSATLGAFLKQLQPDWDISLYERLDRAGLESSDPWNNAGTGHAALCELNYSPAAADGSVDPAKAVGINEQFQVSRQFWSHLVSAGHISNNFINPLPHMSFVWGDAHSEYLRRRYESLSAQPLFKTMEFSEDPAKLAEWAPLIMEGRDPSQRVAASRVAGGTDVDFGALTRELTNYLGANGVNLHFGHEVGNVSRSSTGGWDVKVKDRASGTTRTVSARFVFIGGGGGALHLLQASGIPEGKGFGGFPVSGQFLRSTDESIISRHNAKVYGQASVGAPPMSVPHLDTRFVNGKRSLLFGPYGGFSPKFLKTGSYLDLPLSVRPSNLVPMLGVAKDNMSLVKYLVTEVMKTREGKTQALQEFMPSAKTEGWDLITAGQRVQVIKKDPKKGGVLQFGTELITAADGSIGALLGASPGASTAPPIMINLLKRAFPRQFDGWEPKIKEMIPGYGVKLNENEQLAAEIEADTNKVLGLS, from the coding sequence TTGACTGCTAATAGCCCGGCGGATAATTCCGCAACGAAAACTGATGTACTGCTGATCGGCGGCGGCATCATGAGCGCCACCCTTGGTGCGTTCCTGAAGCAACTCCAGCCAGATTGGGACATTTCCCTCTACGAGCGCCTTGACCGGGCGGGGCTGGAAAGCTCCGATCCCTGGAACAACGCGGGAACCGGCCATGCCGCGCTCTGCGAACTGAACTACAGCCCGGCCGCTGCCGACGGCTCCGTTGACCCGGCGAAGGCGGTGGGCATCAACGAGCAGTTCCAGGTTTCCCGGCAGTTCTGGTCGCATCTGGTCTCTGCAGGCCACATCTCCAACAACTTCATCAACCCGCTGCCGCACATGAGCTTCGTCTGGGGTGACGCGCATTCCGAGTACCTGCGCCGCCGCTACGAGTCGCTGAGCGCGCAGCCCCTGTTCAAGACCATGGAGTTCTCCGAGGATCCGGCCAAGCTGGCTGAATGGGCACCGCTGATCATGGAAGGCCGCGACCCGTCACAGCGCGTTGCCGCCTCCCGCGTCGCCGGTGGCACCGACGTCGATTTCGGTGCGCTGACCCGTGAACTGACCAACTACCTGGGCGCCAACGGCGTAAACCTGCACTTCGGCCACGAAGTCGGCAACGTGTCCCGGTCTTCCACCGGCGGCTGGGATGTCAAGGTCAAGGACCGTGCCAGCGGCACCACCCGCACCGTCTCGGCCCGCTTCGTCTTCATCGGCGGCGGCGGAGGTGCCCTGCACCTGCTTCAGGCATCCGGCATCCCCGAGGGCAAGGGCTTCGGCGGCTTCCCCGTCTCCGGCCAGTTCCTGCGCTCCACGGACGAATCCATCATTTCGCGGCACAATGCCAAGGTGTACGGCCAGGCCTCGGTCGGCGCTCCGCCCATGTCGGTCCCGCACCTGGACACCCGTTTCGTCAACGGGAAGCGTTCGCTGCTGTTCGGGCCGTACGGCGGCTTCTCGCCCAAGTTCCTGAAGACCGGCTCCTACCTGGACCTGCCCCTTTCGGTCCGTCCGTCCAACCTGGTGCCCATGCTGGGCGTAGCCAAGGACAACATGAGCCTGGTCAAGTACCTCGTCACCGAGGTAATGAAGACCCGCGAAGGCAAGACCCAGGCCCTCCAGGAATTCATGCCCTCCGCGAAGACCGAGGGCTGGGACCTCATCACCGCAGGCCAGCGCGTGCAGGTGATCAAGAAGGATCCGAAGAAGGGCGGTGTGCTGCAGTTCGGCACCGAACTCATCACCGCTGCCGATGGTTCCATCGGCGCCCTGCTCGGTGCCTCCCCCGGTGCTTCCACGGCACCGCCCATCATGATCAACCTGCTCAAGCGCGCCTTCCCCCGCCAGTTCGACGGCTGGGAGCCGAAGATCAAGGAAATGATCCCGGGCTACGGCGTCAAGCTCAACGAGAACGAGCAGCTGGCGGCAGAGATCGAAGCCGACACCAATAAGGTCCTGGGACTTTCCTAG